In Psychrobacter sp. P11G3, a single genomic region encodes these proteins:
- a CDS encoding histidine phosphatase family protein: MTTILLARHGQASFGQENYDQLSELGTVQAQMLGQHYAATQRRIDAIFTGRLVRQQDSARHFWERYQSSVHASNSNGTAVAPAINFDQPDSYILPQFDEFNHKDVFVKSAEASGNRSDISAEIAKAESPATRLAELFDQAMQRWHAGDNDQDYLESWPQFNNRAQQALEQVRTKAASMSLDQDSTVLVFTSGGVIAAITAQLLRQGSQTAYQLNKSLVNTGVTSITLKNQSSRLLSLNEYSHLFSDGKPFVTWR; this comes from the coding sequence ATGACAACCATACTTTTAGCACGTCATGGCCAAGCGTCTTTTGGACAAGAAAACTATGATCAACTCTCAGAACTAGGCACTGTTCAGGCACAAATGTTAGGTCAGCACTATGCAGCTACGCAGCGCCGCATCGATGCCATATTTACTGGTAGGTTGGTTCGGCAGCAAGACTCAGCACGTCATTTTTGGGAGCGTTACCAGTCATCTGTACATGCCAGTAATAGCAATGGCACAGCTGTTGCGCCCGCAATCAACTTTGATCAGCCTGATAGTTATATTCTGCCGCAATTTGATGAATTTAATCATAAAGACGTGTTTGTTAAGTCAGCAGAGGCATCTGGCAATCGATCTGACATCTCAGCTGAAATCGCCAAAGCAGAATCGCCAGCGACACGACTGGCTGAGCTATTTGATCAAGCGATGCAGCGCTGGCATGCTGGTGATAATGATCAAGACTATCTTGAAAGTTGGCCCCAGTTTAATAATCGTGCACAGCAAGCCCTTGAACAAGTACGTACAAAAGCAGCAAGCATGAGCTTAGATCAGGACAGCACCGTGCTCGTATTCACTTCAGGTGGTGTCATTGCTGCAATCACTGCCCAGTTATTGCGACAAGGCAGTCAGACCGCTTATCAGCTGAATAAAAGCTTGGTCAATACGGGGGTGACCTCTATTACTTTAAAGAATCAAAGCTCTCGCTTGCTGTCTTTGAATGAATATAGTCATTTATTCTCTGATGGCAAACCGTTTGTGACATGGCGATAA
- the xthA gene encoding exodeoxyribonuclease III yields the protein MTRFVSFNINGIRARQHQLEAVREVIDPDVMGLQETKVHDDQFPLSDIEGLGYHVEYFGQKGHYGVALLSKAAPVFVQKGFPGEDEEAQKRFIHARYEFEGREVDVLNGYFPQGESQDHPTKFPMKRAYYANLMAYIDTLKAEGRSIIVMGDMNIAPEDIDIGIGEVNAKRWLKNRKTSFLPEEREWYSALMSRELTDTYRLHYPESTELYSWFDYRSRGFNDEPKRGLRIDHILCTSDLIDKCIDAGISYELRAMEKPSDHAPIWSAFDLKKP from the coding sequence ATGACCCGTTTTGTCAGTTTTAACATCAATGGTATCCGTGCACGTCAGCATCAGCTCGAGGCGGTGCGCGAGGTAATCGATCCTGATGTCATGGGCCTACAAGAAACCAAGGTTCATGATGATCAATTTCCGCTTAGCGATATCGAAGGGCTGGGCTACCACGTCGAGTATTTCGGACAAAAAGGGCATTACGGCGTTGCACTATTATCCAAAGCTGCACCTGTATTCGTACAAAAAGGCTTTCCTGGCGAAGATGAAGAAGCCCAAAAACGTTTTATCCATGCACGTTATGAGTTTGAAGGTCGTGAAGTGGATGTGCTCAATGGTTACTTCCCGCAAGGAGAGAGCCAAGATCACCCAACCAAATTTCCAATGAAGCGCGCTTATTATGCCAACTTGATGGCTTATATTGATACGCTAAAAGCGGAAGGTCGTTCGATTATCGTCATGGGTGATATGAATATCGCACCAGAAGATATCGATATTGGTATTGGTGAAGTCAATGCCAAGCGTTGGTTGAAAAACAGAAAAACCTCATTTTTGCCGGAAGAGCGCGAATGGTATTCAGCATTGATGTCGCGTGAGCTGACAGATACTTACCGTCTGCATTATCCAGAGAGCACCGAGTTATACAGTTGGTTTGATTATCGCAGTCGCGGATTCAATGATGAACCCAAGCGCGGGTTACGTATTGATCATATTCTATGTACCTCAGACTTAATCGATAAATGTATCGATGCTGGTATCAGTTATGAGCTACGTGCTATGGAAAAACCATCTGACCATGCACCAATTTGGTCAGCATTTGACCTAAAGAAACCGTAA
- a CDS encoding acyl-CoA dehydrogenase family protein, giving the protein MFTATEHGQAMHAKVKAFIETNIEPIEAQFWEDCHKKNPDGNWENWEWPEAYENLRKQAREEGLWNLFLPDDTLGAGLSVTDYAPIAELTGRSLLAPHVFNCNAPDSGNMELLWRYGTQEQQDKWLTPILEGKTRSVFCMTEPDVASSDATNMQATAVVDGDEIVINGSKWWSSGLGDPAVDILIVMAYTADESADRHHQHSMVLVPVNTAGVNIKRMLKVFGDYDAPHGHGEISFDNVRVPVSHFIGGPGKGFEIAQGRLGPGRIHHCMRCIGAAEKSLELAVKRGMSRTAFGKPLLQLGGNFERISDARIKIDQARLLTLYAAQKMDAQGTKKALTEISAIKVVAPTVLQEVVDMAIQIHGGMGVCQDTLLPNFYAQARVLRLADGPDEVHKTMIAKLELKRQGFSRSAKSDKA; this is encoded by the coding sequence ATGTTTACCGCAACAGAACATGGTCAAGCCATGCATGCCAAAGTCAAAGCGTTTATCGAAACGAATATTGAGCCTATCGAAGCCCAATTCTGGGAAGATTGTCATAAAAAAAACCCTGATGGTAATTGGGAAAACTGGGAATGGCCAGAAGCCTACGAAAATTTGCGCAAGCAAGCGCGTGAAGAGGGCTTGTGGAATTTATTCTTGCCAGATGACACACTAGGTGCAGGACTGTCAGTCACTGATTATGCGCCTATCGCAGAATTGACTGGTCGTAGTTTGCTAGCACCCCATGTATTTAACTGTAATGCCCCTGATAGCGGCAACATGGAGCTGTTATGGCGCTACGGTACTCAAGAGCAGCAAGACAAGTGGCTTACCCCAATCCTAGAAGGTAAGACACGCTCTGTGTTTTGTATGACTGAGCCTGATGTGGCCTCAAGCGATGCCACCAATATGCAAGCAACTGCTGTGGTCGATGGTGATGAAATTGTCATTAACGGTAGCAAATGGTGGTCATCGGGCCTTGGCGATCCTGCGGTTGATATTTTGATTGTTATGGCCTATACCGCGGATGAAAGCGCAGATCGTCATCATCAGCATTCGATGGTACTGGTACCAGTCAATACTGCGGGTGTGAATATCAAACGTATGCTTAAAGTGTTTGGCGATTATGATGCGCCGCACGGTCATGGTGAGATCAGCTTTGATAATGTACGTGTGCCCGTCAGTCACTTTATTGGTGGGCCGGGTAAGGGTTTTGAGATTGCGCAAGGTCGCTTGGGGCCAGGTCGTATTCATCATTGCATGCGCTGTATCGGTGCTGCCGAAAAATCTCTTGAATTAGCGGTCAAGCGTGGCATGTCACGAACTGCCTTTGGTAAGCCATTACTACAATTGGGTGGTAACTTTGAGCGTATCAGCGATGCCCGTATCAAAATTGACCAAGCACGCTTGCTAACATTATACGCAGCACAAAAAATGGATGCTCAAGGCACGAAAAAAGCATTGACTGAAATCTCTGCTATTAAAGTAGTCGCGCCAACTGTGCTACAAGAAGTAGTCGACATGGCGATTCAGATTCATGGTGGTATGGGCGTGTGTCAAGATACCTTGCTACCGAATTTCTACGCGCAAGCACGTGTACTACGTTTGGCAGATGGTCCAGATGAAGTACATAAAACCATGATTGCTAAATTAGAGTTAAAACGTCAGGGCTTTAGTCGTTCTGCTAAATCTGACAAAGCTTAG
- a CDS encoding SDR family oxidoreductase, producing the protein MTRLFASLGYNLAICARRTDRLEHLKSEMMDKYPNIRVEYQALDVSDYDTVFQVFDAFADDFGSIERVVVNAGIGDSRRIGKGHFETNRRTADVNFVAALAQCEAAMNIFRAQNSGHLVVISSMSAMRGLPRHLTTYGASKAGLAHLAEGIRADMLLTNLPIKVSTIYPGYIRTEINEGSKPLPFEVDADTGTKAIVAAIEAGVDEACVPSLPWSMVSHAMKHLPLQVMNKLS; encoded by the coding sequence ATGACCAGACTGTTTGCTAGCCTTGGCTATAACTTGGCCATATGTGCGCGTCGCACTGATCGTTTAGAGCATCTAAAATCGGAAATGATGGACAAGTATCCTAATATCCGAGTCGAATACCAAGCACTAGATGTAAGTGATTATGATACGGTTTTTCAAGTGTTTGATGCTTTTGCAGATGATTTCGGTAGCATTGAGCGAGTAGTGGTTAATGCAGGTATTGGTGATAGTCGCCGCATTGGTAAAGGGCATTTTGAAACCAACCGTCGCACTGCTGATGTCAATTTTGTAGCAGCACTGGCACAGTGTGAAGCCGCTATGAATATCTTCCGTGCTCAGAATAGTGGGCATTTGGTGGTGATATCGAGCATGTCAGCCATGCGTGGATTACCTAGACACTTGACAACCTATGGTGCAAGTAAAGCTGGTTTGGCTCACTTAGCAGAAGGCATTCGTGCTGATATGCTTTTGACCAATCTTCCTATTAAGGTTTCTACAATTTACCCAGGCTATATTCGCACCGAAATCAACGAAGGCTCTAAGCCATTACCATTTGAAGTCGATGCAGATACTGGTACTAAAGCTATTGTCGCAGCTATCGAAGCGGGTGTGGATGAAGCCTGTGTGCCGAGCCTACCTTGGTCCATGGTCAGTCACGCGATGAAGCACTTGCCATTACAGGTAATGAATAAACTAAGTTAA
- a CDS encoding AMP-binding protein, whose translation MTVDKPWLAQYPENVPKTINPDQYESLIELYEECFNRFRMHPMTICMGVTHTYGDVDNASLAIAAWLQAQGLPKGSVVALMMPNVPQYLPTMIGILRAGYVCTPVNPLYTGRELRHQLNDSGAQVIFVVDNFAQALEQVIEETNIKRIVLSKMGDMMGLKGILVNTVIRQVKRLVPKYNLNDPKYDVTKFPEVLKKGKNLPIQAPKTTLQQKAILQYTGGTTGLSKGAVLTQRNVVAAAMQSEAWYRPVTSGINEVYINMVMALPLYHIFAFMLSLLGMRSGYTFILVPNPRDMPGFIKTLSKQPFHIFPAVNTLFKGLLDQPNFKNLDFSSLRITQAGGMAATEQTAARWLEVTGCPMVEGWGMTEGVAAGTANVITDRKFNGTIGIPVPSVDIIVVDDNGKRVGLNQAGEMCIKGPNITSGYFNKDNTNDFTSDGYFRTGDIISMDEKGYITLLDRKKDMILVSGFNVFPNEIESVMLDCDGIVDCAVIGIPDDHQGEAVKIYIVPADNNVTKEVIKEFALDNLTGYKCPRHIEFVSELPKSNVGKVLRQKLREQHMSNNPQTL comes from the coding sequence ATGACTGTAGATAAACCTTGGCTTGCTCAATACCCGGAAAACGTACCCAAGACGATTAATCCTGATCAGTATGAAAGCCTCATAGAGTTATATGAAGAGTGTTTTAACCGCTTTCGTATGCATCCGATGACTATCTGTATGGGTGTTACGCATACTTATGGTGATGTTGATAACGCTTCACTGGCAATAGCAGCATGGTTACAGGCTCAAGGTTTACCTAAAGGCAGCGTAGTGGCTCTTATGATGCCAAACGTTCCCCAATATCTACCAACTATGATTGGTATTCTACGTGCAGGTTATGTTTGCACTCCAGTAAACCCACTATATACGGGTCGCGAGTTGCGTCACCAATTGAATGACTCAGGTGCTCAGGTTATCTTTGTCGTTGACAACTTTGCTCAAGCACTTGAGCAAGTTATTGAAGAGACCAATATCAAACGTATCGTGCTGTCAAAAATGGGCGATATGATGGGTCTAAAAGGTATTTTGGTCAATACGGTCATCCGTCAGGTCAAACGCTTGGTTCCAAAGTACAACCTAAACGATCCTAAGTATGACGTTACTAAGTTCCCTGAAGTTCTAAAGAAAGGTAAGAATCTACCGATTCAAGCACCAAAAACCACCCTACAACAGAAAGCTATTTTGCAGTATACAGGTGGTACGACTGGACTATCTAAAGGTGCTGTCCTAACACAACGTAATGTCGTCGCTGCTGCTATGCAATCAGAGGCATGGTATCGTCCTGTGACCTCAGGTATCAATGAAGTATATATCAATATGGTTATGGCCTTACCGCTATATCATATTTTTGCCTTCATGCTGAGTCTACTTGGTATGCGTTCAGGTTATACCTTTATCCTAGTACCTAATCCGCGCGATATGCCAGGGTTTATTAAAACGTTATCAAAACAACCGTTCCATATCTTCCCTGCCGTAAACACTCTATTCAAAGGGTTACTTGACCAGCCAAACTTTAAAAACTTAGACTTTAGTTCATTACGTATCACTCAGGCTGGTGGTATGGCGGCAACTGAGCAAACCGCAGCACGTTGGTTGGAAGTAACTGGCTGCCCTATGGTTGAAGGTTGGGGTATGACGGAAGGCGTTGCGGCAGGTACTGCTAACGTGATTACTGATCGTAAATTCAACGGTACTATTGGTATACCTGTTCCTAGTGTCGATATCATTGTAGTAGATGACAATGGCAAACGTGTGGGCCTAAATCAAGCAGGCGAAATGTGTATTAAAGGCCCTAATATTACGTCTGGTTACTTTAATAAAGACAATACCAATGATTTCACAAGTGACGGCTACTTCCGTACGGGTGATATTATCAGTATGGACGAAAAAGGCTATATCACCCTACTAGATCGTAAGAAAGACATGATCTTGGTTTCTGGATTCAATGTATTCCCTAACGAAATCGAATCCGTTATGCTCGACTGTGATGGTATCGTCGATTGCGCAGTAATTGGTATTCCTGATGACCATCAAGGCGAAGCGGTTAAAATTTATATCGTACCCGCCGATAATAATGTCACTAAAGAAGTCATCAAAGAATTTGCGCTGGACAATTTGACTGGTTATAAATGTCCACGCCATATTGAGTTTGTCAGTGAATTACCAAAGAGTAATGTTGGTAAAGTACTGCGTCAAAAGCTGCGTGAACAGCATATGTCAAATAATCCTCAAACGTTGTAA
- a CDS encoding ATP-binding cassette domain-containing protein, producing the protein MSIDTDRVLFEFDNLWVHSQRMIRTHSIKDSKEASNKISMPSSIYQKWASKLTANASLDKEPSIHDRTLISGASGALLSGQVTVLTGSSGSGKSVLLRVLAGLLPMSSGTVRLHDDSSSNVYHDIHETAPVLWRKQVALLAQHPQLLDGSVLENLQMPYQLYAHQSQTFDIDWHVTQLEHLDRSTDFLQQDAKHLSGGERQLVNTLRLLQLSPKVLLLDEPTAALDMDTSAQLVNLLINWLHADAQRTLLWVTHDTKDIMPLANRHWHMQAGVLTADS; encoded by the coding sequence ATGAGCATAGATACGGATAGAGTGTTGTTTGAATTTGATAATCTATGGGTACATAGCCAACGAATGATACGTACTCATAGCATTAAAGATAGTAAAGAAGCCTCGAATAAAATCTCTATGCCGTCTAGCATTTATCAAAAATGGGCAAGCAAGCTAACCGCAAACGCTTCACTGGATAAAGAGCCATCAATTCATGATCGAACGCTAATAAGCGGTGCGAGCGGTGCGCTATTGTCAGGGCAAGTCACTGTTTTGACAGGATCGTCTGGTAGCGGTAAATCAGTACTATTGCGAGTATTGGCAGGATTATTACCAATGAGCAGCGGTACTGTTCGTTTGCACGATGACTCGTCAAGTAATGTTTATCATGATATTCATGAGACTGCACCTGTACTGTGGCGCAAGCAAGTAGCTCTACTCGCTCAGCATCCACAGTTGTTAGACGGCAGTGTCCTTGAAAATTTACAAATGCCTTATCAATTATATGCTCATCAATCGCAGACTTTTGACATAGACTGGCATGTTACTCAGCTTGAACACTTAGATAGAAGTACAGATTTTTTACAACAAGACGCCAAGCATTTATCTGGTGGCGAGCGCCAACTGGTCAATACATTGCGCCTATTACAACTTAGTCCAAAAGTCCTATTATTAGACGAGCCAACCGCCGCTTTGGACATGGACACTTCAGCACAGCTAGTCAACTTGCTCATCAACTGGTTGCACGCAGATGCACAGCGCACACTCCTATGGGTGACTCACGACACAAAAGATATCATGCCTTTGGCAAATAGACACTGGCACATGCAAGCAGGTGTACTCACCGCGGACTCTTGA
- a CDS encoding phosphotransferase family protein, whose protein sequence is MATDNKVLDKGGAVREGEELDAKAVSAWLRDQGVDVVGEPTVTQFSGGASNWTYRLQYEGEDKNQDLILRRPPKGTKAKSAHDMVREYTVQKALKDAYPYVPEMIALCTDEAVIGADFYVMERMEGIIPRAELPEGIDLNPEQTRLLCTNVLDALVELHQIDYTEHPDLVNLGRGEGYCERQISGWDKRYVKAKTPNVPSFALVRQWLAKHTPADSKTCIIHNDWRFDNVILDADEPTKVIGVLDWEMATLGDPLMDLGSALAYWIEEDDNIIMQQFRRQPTHLEGMMTRDEVVEYYLKQSGLEIENWTFYEVFGLFRLSGIIQQIYYRYYHKQTTNPAFKNAWLVIHVMHAKCLKLIAQYEGEALFNAHVQPHLEDIGVDAAAIEQLPSPVQKVVKSILPKGYFAKAPDSPEA, encoded by the coding sequence ATGGCAACTGATAATAAAGTACTAGACAAAGGCGGTGCCGTACGCGAAGGTGAAGAGCTTGATGCCAAAGCAGTAAGCGCATGGCTTCGCGATCAAGGTGTCGACGTGGTAGGCGAGCCTACAGTCACTCAGTTCTCAGGCGGCGCATCAAACTGGACGTATCGACTACAGTATGAGGGTGAAGATAAAAACCAAGACCTCATATTACGTCGTCCACCAAAAGGTACCAAGGCAAAATCTGCCCATGACATGGTGCGTGAGTACACCGTTCAAAAAGCGTTAAAAGATGCATATCCTTATGTGCCTGAGATGATTGCGCTATGTACGGATGAAGCTGTTATCGGCGCTGACTTTTATGTGATGGAGCGGATGGAAGGTATTATCCCTCGTGCAGAATTACCAGAAGGTATCGATCTAAATCCTGAGCAAACGCGTCTGCTTTGCACCAATGTATTAGACGCTCTGGTAGAGCTACACCAGATAGACTATACCGAGCATCCTGATTTGGTCAATTTGGGCCGCGGTGAAGGCTACTGTGAACGTCAGATTAGTGGTTGGGATAAACGTTACGTTAAAGCTAAGACACCAAACGTACCGAGCTTTGCACTGGTTAGACAATGGCTTGCTAAGCACACACCAGCTGATAGCAAAACTTGTATCATTCATAATGATTGGCGCTTTGACAATGTCATACTTGATGCAGATGAGCCGACCAAAGTTATTGGCGTGCTCGACTGGGAGATGGCAACCCTTGGTGATCCATTGATGGACTTGGGTAGTGCGTTGGCTTACTGGATTGAAGAAGATGATAATATCATCATGCAGCAGTTCCGTCGTCAGCCAACACATTTAGAAGGCATGATGACGCGCGATGAAGTGGTTGAATATTATCTAAAACAGTCAGGTTTAGAGATAGAGAATTGGACCTTTTATGAAGTGTTTGGATTGTTCCGCCTCTCAGGTATCATTCAACAGATCTACTATCGTTATTATCATAAGCAAACCACCAATCCAGCGTTCAAAAACGCTTGGCTCGTTATACATGTTATGCATGCTAAATGTTTGAAATTAATTGCACAATATGAAGGCGAAGCTTTATTCAATGCACATGTTCAGCCGCATTTAGAAGACATAGGCGTAGATGCTGCTGCTATCGAGCAGTTACCAAGCCCTGTTCAAAAAGTGGTCAAAAGTATTTTACCAAAAGGTTATTTTGCAAAAGCACCTGACTCTCCTGAAGCGTAA
- a CDS encoding ABC transporter permease translates to MQIFLTYGDIALASSLIIIVLLISWRLRLKLSKTLLIAAFRTIIQLSFIGLILAWIFAREQWYEVLLILTVMTLIAGSAAKNRVKRSYKGLLTDTLLAVGISAILVTAIAIIAILNVKPWYTPQFIIPILGLILGNSLTAISLTSNQLIESFHEQSGRIEMMLSLSAKPFEAVHEQIKAAITNGMTPTLNSMLVVGIVSLPGMMTGQILAGADPTQAVRYQIVTMFLICVSSTLGCTISALLIYRRFFNKKDQFILPQ, encoded by the coding sequence ATGCAAATATTTCTCACTTACGGTGATATCGCGCTTGCTAGCAGCCTAATTATCATTGTATTACTCATCTCTTGGCGCTTACGTTTAAAACTAAGCAAGACCCTTTTGATAGCGGCATTTCGTACGATCATACAGCTGAGCTTTATTGGGCTAATACTGGCGTGGATTTTTGCACGCGAACAATGGTATGAAGTGCTACTTATCTTAACGGTCATGACTTTAATTGCAGGAAGTGCCGCCAAAAATCGCGTTAAACGTAGTTATAAGGGGTTATTAACAGATACGTTATTGGCAGTCGGTATCTCAGCAATACTAGTAACGGCGATTGCGATTATAGCGATTTTGAATGTTAAGCCTTGGTATACACCGCAATTCATTATTCCTATATTGGGTCTGATATTAGGGAATTCTCTAACTGCCATTTCGTTGACAAGCAATCAATTGATTGAATCCTTTCATGAGCAATCTGGACGTATCGAGATGATGCTCAGTCTATCTGCTAAGCCATTCGAAGCCGTCCATGAGCAGATAAAAGCAGCTATCACTAATGGCATGACTCCAACCCTGAACTCTATGCTAGTCGTCGGTATTGTTAGCTTACCAGGCATGATGACGGGTCAAATTCTAGCGGGCGCCGATCCCACTCAAGCCGTACGCTATCAAATAGTCACTATGTTCCTGATATGTGTCAGCAGCACGCTTGGCTGCACCATCAGTGCCTTACTCATTTATCGACGTTTCTTTAATAAAAAAGATCAATTCATTTTACCGCAATAA
- a CDS encoding AMP-binding protein — protein MISNKPWLSQYPAGVPKTINPDRYSSIMELYEECFDRFRGHPMSICMGVTHTYGDIDNASMAVAAWLQNQGLPKGSVVALMMPNVPQYLPTMIGILRAGYVCTPVNPLYTGRELRHQLNDSGAQAIFVVDNFAQALEQVIEETAIKRVILSKMGDMMGLKGILVNTIIRQVKRLVPKYNLNDPKYHVTKLPEVLKKGKNLPFQQPKMSLDQKAFLQYTGGTTGLSKGAILSQRNIVAAAMQSEAWTRPITSEINEVYINMVMALPLYHIFAFMLSLLGMRSGYTFILVPNPRDIPGFVKTLSKQPFHIFPAVNTLFKGLLDNPNFKDLDFSALRISQAGGMAATEQTAKRWLEVTGCAMIEGWGMTEGVAVGTANVITNREFNGTIGVPAPGVDVIIIDEDGRHVGLNEGGELCIKGPNVTSGYLNRDSSADFTSDGYFRTGDIVSMDDKGYIKLLDRKKDMILVSGFNVFPNEIESVMLDCDGILDCAVIGIPDSHQGEAVKIYVVPEDNNVTKEVITDFALDNLTGYKCPRHIEFVSDLPKSNVGKVLRQKLREKHNADYPQV, from the coding sequence ATGATATCGAACAAACCTTGGCTTTCTCAATATCCAGCCGGTGTGCCAAAAACCATTAATCCCGATAGATATAGCAGCATCATGGAGCTGTACGAAGAATGCTTCGATCGCTTCCGTGGACATCCGATGAGCATCTGTATGGGAGTGACTCATACTTATGGTGATATTGATAACGCTTCGATGGCAGTCGCTGCTTGGCTACAGAACCAAGGTTTGCCAAAAGGTAGTGTCGTCGCTCTCATGATGCCAAACGTTCCACAGTATCTACCAACTATGATTGGGATATTGCGTGCAGGCTACGTTTGTACCCCTGTCAACCCGCTATATACTGGCCGAGAATTACGCCATCAGCTTAACGATTCTGGTGCCCAAGCAATTTTTGTGGTCGATAACTTTGCCCAAGCGCTTGAGCAAGTCATTGAAGAAACGGCTATCAAACGTGTCATCCTATCGAAAATGGGCGATATGATGGGTTTGAAAGGCATTTTGGTCAATACAATTATTCGTCAGGTCAAACGCTTAGTACCCAAGTACAATCTTAACGACCCTAAATACCATGTCACTAAGCTTCCTGAAGTATTGAAAAAAGGTAAAAACCTACCTTTTCAGCAACCAAAAATGTCTTTGGACCAAAAAGCATTTTTGCAATACACAGGTGGTACCACAGGACTTTCGAAAGGCGCTATTTTGTCACAGCGTAATATCGTAGCAGCAGCGATGCAATCAGAAGCATGGACTCGCCCTATCACGTCAGAAATCAACGAAGTGTATATCAATATGGTGATGGCACTGCCGTTGTATCATATTTTTGCATTTATGCTTAGCCTACTTGGTATGCGTTCAGGCTATACCTTTATACTAGTACCTAATCCACGTGATATTCCTGGATTTGTTAAAACCTTGTCAAAACAGCCGTTCCATATTTTCCCTGCGGTCAATACCCTCTTTAAGGGATTGCTCGATAATCCAAACTTTAAAGATTTGGACTTTAGCGCTTTGCGTATCTCACAAGCTGGTGGTATGGCGGCTACTGAGCAAACTGCGAAGCGCTGGTTAGAAGTGACTGGCTGCGCGATGATCGAAGGTTGGGGTATGACAGAAGGCGTTGCCGTCGGTACCGCCAACGTTATTACCAATCGTGAGTTTAATGGTACTATCGGTGTACCAGCCCCTGGTGTCGATGTCATTATTATCGATGAAGATGGCAGGCATGTAGGTTTAAACGAAGGGGGCGAGCTATGTATTAAAGGCCCTAACGTAACCTCTGGATATCTCAATAGAGACAGTAGTGCTGATTTTACTAGTGATGGTTATTTCCGTACTGGTGATATCGTCAGCATGGACGACAAGGGTTATATTAAACTGCTAGATCGTAAGAAAGACATGATCTTGGTTTCAGGATTTAACGTATTCCCGAACGAAATTGAATCTGTGATGCTTGACTGTGATGGTATTCTTGACTGTGCGGTAATTGGCATTCCTGATAGTCATCAAGGTGAAGCGGTTAAAATATACGTAGTACCTGAAGACAATAATGTTACCAAAGAAGTGATTACAGATTTTGCGCTAGACAATCTAACGGGTTATAAGTGTCCACGCCACATTGAGTTTGTGAGCGACCTACCAAAAAGTAATGTCGGTAAAGTACTGCGTCAAAAATTGCGTGAAAAACACAATGCAGACTACCCGCAAGTATAA
- a CDS encoding thioesterase family protein, with the protein MTTLKQKNTTSAMNDDIKPLFAKDYNVYINHTDAGGIVYHANHLVFFENCRRDWFTELGLNGYFLQTDSGEVQHFVVSQADLQYKRAILLDEVISVRIDKVELKPASIIFYQSIYRNLPNHGTTETDDSQLLSSTKIVIACVQNLVKPEPMSNDEIGSDKPDNSATTPPMRPIRVPKKLRVTIEQAIDKQVNGQQ; encoded by the coding sequence ATGACAACACTTAAGCAAAAAAATACGACATCAGCCATGAATGATGACATCAAACCATTATTTGCTAAAGATTATAACGTCTATATTAACCATACTGATGCTGGCGGTATAGTCTATCACGCCAATCATTTGGTGTTTTTTGAAAACTGCCGACGCGACTGGTTTACTGAGCTTGGCTTAAATGGATATTTTTTGCAGACTGATAGCGGTGAAGTGCAGCATTTTGTCGTGAGTCAGGCGGACTTGCAATACAAAAGAGCCATTCTATTAGATGAGGTGATTAGCGTACGTATCGATAAAGTGGAGCTAAAACCTGCCAGCATCATATTTTATCAAAGTATATATCGCAATCTACCAAATCATGGTACTACCGAAACTGATGATAGCCAGCTACTAAGCAGCACCAAAATCGTTATTGCTTGCGTACAAAACCTTGTCAAACCAGAGCCAATGAGTAATGATGAAATAGGCAGCGATAAACCAGATAACTCAGCGACAACCCCACCAATGCGTCCTATTCGTGTACCAAAAAAGCTGCGCGTTACGATCGAACAGGCTATCGATAAGCAAGTAAATGGTCAGCAGTAG